The Virgibacillus phasianinus genome includes a window with the following:
- a CDS encoding sensor histidine kinase gives MIYISVISALLAVIFLIRYYLVKKEMKSITKQLENYNYHNTEKKVDITFFDKDIEALSVGVNRQIDLIVQANADKRRTEMELKQAVANISHDIRTPLTSIFGYIQLLEAKDVTPEEREEYVAIIKDRTKRLQVLLNDFFELSIIESVDHYLKLETIKMNNVVSEVLMEFYDQFTERDLKPIIMLPKEKISIIADESAVKRVMENLINNAIKHASGNVSISLVQGDSKVIMTISNDANQLDRNDLDMLFNRFYTADQTRSSQGTGLGLSIAKGLMQKMNGNLIAEYKESKLIMKCEWKMQ, from the coding sequence ATGATTTATATAAGCGTTATTTCGGCTCTATTAGCAGTCATCTTTCTCATCCGTTATTATCTAGTAAAAAAAGAAATGAAAAGTATTACAAAACAACTAGAGAACTATAATTATCATAATACTGAAAAGAAAGTTGATATTACATTTTTTGATAAGGATATTGAAGCACTTTCGGTAGGTGTTAATCGACAAATTGATTTAATTGTTCAAGCAAATGCTGATAAAAGAAGAACGGAAATGGAGTTGAAACAAGCAGTAGCAAATATATCCCATGATATCCGTACCCCTTTGACATCCATTTTTGGGTATATTCAACTATTAGAAGCGAAAGATGTTACACCTGAAGAAAGAGAAGAATATGTTGCGATCATTAAGGATCGGACGAAACGCTTACAAGTGTTGTTAAACGATTTTTTTGAGTTGTCGATTATCGAATCTGTCGATCATTATTTAAAGCTTGAAACGATAAAAATGAATAACGTGGTTTCAGAAGTGCTCATGGAATTTTATGACCAGTTTACTGAACGTGATTTAAAACCAATTATTATGCTGCCAAAAGAGAAGATTAGTATTATCGCAGATGAGTCAGCCGTAAAAAGAGTTATGGAAAACCTTATCAACAATGCGATTAAACACGCGAGTGGTAATGTGTCGATTAGTCTTGTACAGGGTGATTCAAAAGTTATAATGACAATAAGTAATGATGCGAATCAGTTGGATAGAAATGATTTAGATATGCTATTCAATCGGTTTTACACAGCCGATCAAACACGATCCAGTCAAGGTACAGGACTAGGGTTATCTATCGCTAAGGGACTTATGCAGAAAATGAATGGAAACCTTATCGCGGAATATAAAGAAAGTAAATTAATTATGAAATGCGAGTGGAAGATGCAATAA
- a CDS encoding DoxX family protein, translating to MSKVIGTETTAKVETPLQGKMIAYWLVTLLLAGSITLSGIGQLMRVGGNIELVTNIGYPLYITTILGTWKILGVIAIVVPRFPRLKEWAHAGLFFLMTGAALSHAFADDYGDYGFHFILPLFYAALNIASWSLRSKSRKL from the coding sequence ATGAGCAAGGTTATTGGTACGGAAACAACCGCGAAGGTAGAAACCCCGCTCCAAGGAAAAATGATTGCTTATTGGTTAGTCACATTACTACTCGCAGGATCGATTACATTAAGTGGTATCGGGCAACTGATGCGAGTTGGGGGAAACATTGAGTTAGTGACGAATATCGGTTACCCATTATACATCACGACTATTCTCGGGACTTGGAAAATACTTGGAGTCATCGCTATCGTCGTGCCACGTTTTCCTCGACTTAAGGAATGGGCTCATGCTGGTCTCTTTTTTTTAATGACCGGTGCGGCTTTGTCTCATGCGTTTGCTGATGATTATGGTGATTACGGATTTCATTTTATCCTTCCACTTTTCTACGCTGCACTCAATATCGCTTCATGGTCGCTGCGTTCGAAGAGCCGCAAACTGTAA
- a CDS encoding glucose 1-dehydrogenase, protein MGRLENKVALITGSGSGIGKKIASAYAKEGAKVVIADFAEEAMNNTVTELTDAGYEAIGVKANVAVNAEVEHMIDEAIEKFGRVDILVNNAGVGDNMQSAANVQDDTWNRVMGINLNGVMYTIRKIIPHFQDIGEGTIVNMASITGLTGGRGGLAYTAVKHAVVGMTKNVASHYGPHNIRCNAIAPAQVQTGFASSMENIDSFGMEAATRGTNLMPKSGTVDDIANIALFFATEDSSYVNGVTLAADAGWSAY, encoded by the coding sequence ATGGGACGACTTGAAAATAAAGTAGCGCTTATTACTGGAAGTGGAAGCGGAATCGGGAAAAAAATCGCCTCCGCATATGCAAAAGAGGGAGCAAAGGTCGTTATTGCAGATTTTGCTGAGGAAGCGATGAATAATACTGTAACGGAACTAACAGATGCTGGTTATGAAGCTATCGGCGTGAAAGCGAATGTTGCTGTCAACGCTGAAGTAGAGCATATGATTGATGAGGCGATTGAAAAGTTTGGACGGGTGGATATTCTAGTAAACAATGCTGGGGTCGGTGATAATATGCAATCGGCTGCCAATGTTCAAGATGATACATGGAATCGGGTCATGGGCATCAACTTGAATGGTGTTATGTATACCATACGAAAAATAATTCCTCACTTTCAGGACATTGGTGAAGGAACAATTGTTAATATGGCATCAATTACAGGCCTTACCGGTGGTCGTGGTGGACTAGCATATACAGCAGTCAAACATGCCGTGGTCGGAATGACAAAAAACGTAGCATCGCATTATGGACCACATAATATTCGTTGTAACGCTATTGCGCCAGCACAAGTGCAAACCGGATTTGCTTCGTCTATGGAAAATATTGACTCATTTGGTATGGAGGCTGCCACACGCGGAACAAATTTAATGCCTAAGTCTGGAACAGTGGATGACATTGCTAATATCGCACTATTTTTTGCAACCGAAGATTCCTCATATGTCAACGGTGTCACATTGGCTGCCGATGCCGGATGGAGTGCTTATTAA
- a CDS encoding phage tail protein, whose product MSYIVDFKNVSTVGLECSPAAEALAGLRANEGRYFMNKYKHQFTVVPASESQETLDYVKQILKEERDIDFTAKPIETSRFQVENIKFAYVFYEDGLGVNVMYTVDDPKKRAVGFKLSEGMEVPKELEGKFKFARQKSKLAGTIRGSFFVIKREY is encoded by the coding sequence GTGTCCTATATCGTTGATTTTAAAAATGTGTCTACAGTTGGTTTAGAGTGTTCACCTGCGGCAGAAGCGCTTGCTGGTTTACGTGCAAATGAAGGACGTTACTTTATGAACAAATACAAACATCAATTTACGGTTGTCCCAGCTAGCGAAAGCCAGGAGACCCTTGATTATGTAAAACAGATTTTGAAAGAAGAACGTGATATTGATTTTACTGCCAAACCTATAGAAACATCGCGTTTTCAAGTGGAAAATATCAAATTTGCCTACGTCTTTTATGAGGATGGTCTAGGAGTCAACGTCATGTATACGGTTGATGACCCTAAGAAGCGAGCTGTTGGTTTTAAGCTTTCTGAGGGGATGGAGGTACCAAAGGAGTTAGAAGGGAAATTTAAATTTGCTAGGCAGAAGTCTAAACTAGCCGGAACAATTCGGGGATCGTTTTTTGTAATTAAAAGAGAATATTAA
- the sigY gene encoding RNA polymerase sigma factor SigY: MDEKDIIRKAKKGDTLALSKLLQQNYSFLVKYLMKVTLHPQIAEDLTQETMMKCIEKIQLYNGESKFSSWLITIATNLFIDQQRRKKREKNWLEQEQALRKMKWNAANMNEEWIDVLDVLAQMNEEIRLPIVLKHYYGYSYEEIGKMMGIAEGTVKSRVSNGLKSVRKELAELEGV; encoded by the coding sequence ATGGATGAAAAGGATATAATTCGAAAGGCGAAAAAAGGAGATACATTGGCGCTTTCGAAACTGCTACAACAGAATTATTCGTTCCTCGTAAAGTATTTAATGAAAGTTACCCTTCATCCACAAATCGCGGAAGATTTAACACAAGAGACGATGATGAAGTGTATTGAAAAAATCCAACTGTATAATGGTGAATCCAAGTTTTCTTCATGGCTCATCACAATCGCAACGAACCTTTTCATCGATCAACAGCGTAGAAAGAAGCGGGAGAAAAACTGGCTAGAGCAGGAACAAGCGCTCCGAAAAATGAAATGGAATGCAGCCAATATGAACGAAGAATGGATAGATGTACTTGATGTACTTGCCCAAATGAATGAAGAAATACGTTTGCCAATCGTGTTAAAGCATTATTACGGATATTCATATGAGGAAATTGGAAAAATGATGGGTATTGCTGAAGGAACAGTAAAATCTCGAGTTTCAAATGGTCTAAAAAGTGTACGAAAGGAGTTGGCTGAACTTGAAGGAGTATGA
- a CDS encoding YxlC family protein: MKEYDSKNSNSMLDDEDELTVKQLIDGLEKLDQWNPVSTPNLQWFQQNVELEKKRIRKKQWKDLLTFISVAVFVLSVVIAVVYRQPILFLYFQLVGIILLPLALNKTRKKVSNE, from the coding sequence TTGAAGGAGTATGATTCTAAAAATAGTAATTCTATGTTGGATGATGAAGATGAATTAACGGTTAAGCAATTAATAGATGGTTTAGAAAAACTGGATCAATGGAATCCAGTATCTACTCCAAACTTACAATGGTTTCAACAGAATGTTGAATTAGAGAAAAAAAGAATACGAAAAAAACAATGGAAAGACCTCCTCACGTTTATCTCTGTTGCAGTATTTGTGCTTTCAGTTGTGATTGCTGTCGTTTATCGTCAGCCAATTCTTTTTCTATATTTTCAGCTAGTGGGGATTATCTTACTGCCCTTAGCTCTTAACAAAACGAGAAAGAAGGTCAGTAATGAATGA
- a CDS encoding ABC transporter permease, translating into MGNLMKAELFKLRRDRSFWTVIIILFLSAIGWTVLEYLDHDPNLNSGMEVYLGSFAGNNYITKIAPCILAGFFISSEYSIGTMKSLTATGNSRMKIFWSKLFVFSFGSIIISLIFPIVATGTGTLLYGFGEMPKGIDATYFGQTLGLLILYAAAFSSIMALFAIMLTDSGKAIGFLIIFFLLFDTLFYVLATKIAIVEPVFNHSVFKLFLEISQLEIETKHVIVPVLTYIGFGILGSFVFRKKEIK; encoded by the coding sequence ATGGGTAATTTAATGAAAGCCGAATTATTTAAATTGCGCAGAGACCGATCTTTTTGGACAGTAATTATCATTTTATTCCTGTCAGCTATCGGTTGGACAGTGTTAGAATACCTTGATCATGATCCAAATTTAAATAGTGGGATGGAAGTATATCTTGGGTCGTTTGCAGGTAATAACTACATTACGAAAATAGCTCCCTGTATTCTTGCTGGATTTTTTATTTCAAGTGAATATTCCATAGGAACGATGAAAAGTCTTACGGCTACTGGTAATAGCCGAATGAAAATTTTTTGGTCAAAATTATTCGTATTTTCATTCGGGTCCATCATCATTTCATTAATATTCCCTATTGTTGCGACAGGTACCGGAACGTTACTATACGGTTTTGGCGAAATGCCCAAAGGTATAGATGCTACTTATTTTGGACAAACGCTTGGGCTACTGATTCTTTATGCTGCAGCATTTTCATCGATTATGGCATTGTTCGCAATTATGCTGACAGATAGTGGGAAAGCAATTGGGTTTTTAATTATATTTTTCCTGCTATTTGATACCCTTTTTTATGTATTGGCTACGAAAATAGCAATAGTGGAGCCTGTATTCAATCATTCAGTGTTTAAGCTGTTTCTAGAAATTAGTCAGCTGGAAATAGAAACTAAACATGTTATTGTGCCAGTTCTAACCTATATTGGTTTTGGAATTCTTGGCAGTTTCGTATTTCGTAAAAAAGAAATAAAATAA
- a CDS encoding ATP-binding cassette domain-containing protein: MDDYVLKTTNLTKKYKSQFALNKVDLSIRKGSIYGFIGQNGAGKSTLIKLAMGLAFPTNGSVELFGESSGDKLIQTRKRIGTIIEGPALFPNMSASENLESQRLLKGIPGKESIQKTLALVGLEGTGTKKAKNFSLGMKQRLGLAIALLGDPEFLILDEPTNGLDPMGVVEMRDLLLRLNRENGITILISSHILSELHLLATHYGIIHKGVLLEELTANALHEKCQQYLHIKVDNTDKAAVTIENELATTNFEVMQDGTIKLYNYVDQPGKVSTVLSSTGLVIEQFMPMGEDLEGYFTKLIGGVQHG; the protein is encoded by the coding sequence ATGGACGATTATGTTCTTAAAACAACTAATTTAACGAAGAAATATAAAAGTCAATTCGCTTTGAATAAAGTGGACCTTTCCATACGAAAGGGTTCTATTTATGGTTTTATCGGCCAAAATGGGGCAGGGAAATCAACATTAATAAAACTTGCTATGGGACTTGCTTTTCCCACGAATGGGTCCGTCGAGTTATTCGGTGAAAGTAGTGGGGATAAACTGATTCAAACAAGGAAACGAATTGGTACAATCATAGAAGGCCCAGCATTATTTCCAAATATGAGTGCTAGCGAGAACTTAGAAAGTCAACGGCTTCTAAAGGGAATTCCAGGAAAAGAATCTATCCAAAAAACCCTCGCGCTTGTAGGATTAGAAGGTACAGGCACAAAGAAAGCAAAGAACTTTTCGCTAGGGATGAAACAACGACTTGGGCTTGCCATTGCCTTGTTAGGTGATCCGGAATTCTTAATTCTCGATGAACCAACTAATGGGCTGGATCCAATGGGTGTAGTTGAAATGCGGGATCTTTTGTTAAGACTCAACCGTGAAAATGGAATTACAATTTTAATATCAAGTCATATCTTAAGTGAGCTTCATTTGCTTGCGACTCATTATGGGATTATCCATAAAGGGGTGCTGTTGGAGGAGTTAACAGCGAATGCGTTACATGAAAAATGTCAACAATATCTGCATATAAAAGTTGATAATACGGATAAAGCAGCAGTAACGATTGAAAATGAACTTGCTACCACCAATTTTGAGGTGATGCAAGATGGTACCATTAAGTTATATAACTATGTTGATCAACCAGGTAAAGTGTCAACAGTCCTGTCATCTACGGGATTAGTCATCGAGCAATTCATGCCAATGGGTGAAGACTTAGAAGGCTATTTCACCAAGTTGATTGGGGGTGTGCAACATGGGTAA
- a CDS encoding PLDc N-terminal domain-containing protein, with amino-acid sequence MNVSLNEIPWGAIAPILVLQLILMITALVSCIREEKTNGPKWLWILLILFIGLIGPVLYFVVGRRNN; translated from the coding sequence ATGAATGTATCGTTAAATGAAATCCCTTGGGGAGCGATTGCGCCAATTCTTGTCTTACAATTAATTCTTATGATTACTGCATTAGTTTCTTGTATTAGAGAAGAAAAAACGAACGGACCAAAATGGTTGTGGATCCTTTTGATTCTCTTTATCGGCTTAATAGGACCAGTGCTTTATTTCGTTGTTGGAAGGAGAAATAATTAA
- a CDS encoding response regulator transcription factor encodes MDDPINILVVEDDNDINQLLCNIIRKSGYTPQSAYSGTEAMIHMEKQDWDMVLLDLMLPGMTGEEILAKTVEQKAVPVIIISAKLEKQTKIDALRTGADDYITKPFDIDEVSARIDSHLRRYRRRNIESQAKKELRHKDICVDTESKTAEVNGKEVTLTAREYAILVILLSSPKKVFTKANLFESVWHEDFHGDDNTMNVHMSNLRNKLAKANPQEEYIETIWGMGYRLKT; translated from the coding sequence ATGGATGATCCAATCAATATTTTAGTAGTTGAAGATGATAATGATATCAATCAATTGTTATGTAACATCATACGTAAAAGTGGTTATACCCCACAATCCGCCTATTCAGGAACCGAGGCAATGATCCATATGGAAAAACAAGATTGGGATATGGTCTTACTGGATTTAATGCTTCCAGGTATGACGGGAGAAGAGATCCTCGCGAAAACTGTTGAACAAAAAGCAGTTCCTGTCATTATCATCTCGGCAAAACTAGAGAAACAGACGAAGATTGATGCATTACGAACAGGTGCAGATGATTACATAACGAAGCCGTTTGATATTGATGAAGTGTCGGCAAGAATTGATTCGCACCTAAGACGATACCGTCGCCGAAATATCGAATCCCAAGCAAAGAAGGAATTAAGACACAAGGATATTTGTGTGGATACAGAGTCTAAGACGGCGGAAGTAAACGGTAAAGAGGTAACGCTGACAGCACGCGAATATGCTATTCTAGTTATCCTTTTATCCTCTCCTAAAAAGGTATTTACGAAAGCTAATTTGTTTGAAAGCGTTTGGCATGAGGATTTTCATGGGGATGATAATACAATGAATGTTCATATGAGTAACCTAAGGAATAAGCTGGCCAAGGCTAATCCGCAGGAAGAATATATTGAAACAATTTGGGGAATGGGATACCGACTTAAAACTTAA
- a CDS encoding tubby C-terminal domain-like protein, protein MYEYRFYNTISTKPSSIYDENAKTIGTITKKYSNPLQKVLDILLKGRYFVNYELESKDHQVVFKSKKEPNPFKRRQYYINYNKDNTDYYVHLEDKKNFGVGQYTTFQFNKETYELEQSFTDWAKITKNGVILAEWKSNLKPPFKAYFNLTDQEYEDKMLFFIGIFHTYLHAA, encoded by the coding sequence TTGTACGAATACAGATTTTATAACACTATTTCCACAAAACCTTCCTCTATTTATGATGAGAACGCTAAAACGATAGGGACTATCACAAAAAAATATTCTAACCCATTACAAAAAGTATTAGATATTTTGCTAAAAGGTCGATACTTTGTAAATTACGAATTAGAAAGTAAAGACCATCAAGTGGTGTTCAAATCTAAGAAGGAACCTAACCCATTTAAAAGAAGGCAATATTACATTAATTATAATAAAGATAATACTGATTATTATGTTCACCTGGAAGATAAAAAAAACTTTGGTGTAGGACAATACACTACTTTTCAATTTAACAAGGAAACATATGAATTGGAACAAAGCTTTACAGATTGGGCTAAAATTACAAAGAATGGTGTTATTCTTGCGGAATGGAAATCAAATCTCAAACCTCCATTCAAAGCCTATTTTAATTTAACCGACCAAGAATATGAAGATAAAATGTTATTTTTTATTGGCATTTTTCATACATACCTTCACGCAGCATAA